Part of the Zingiber officinale cultivar Zhangliang chromosome 6A, Zo_v1.1, whole genome shotgun sequence genome, AGATGTTAAAACTTTATGGAATCCCCTATGTGGTATGTTCTTAAATCCTCGCTGTTTTTTCTTCAGTCTTATGCAATTACACGATTGATAACAAATGCTTCTTGCTCAATTGCAGTTCTTTGTTATGTGGTTGGATTTTGTCACATACTTGCATCACCATGGACATGAAGACAAGCTTCCTTGGTACCGTTCAAAGGTATTATTTGATCAAATTCTTTTACTTCTCTATCGAATTGCTACTAATTGAATTTGTGGCTTTGCATATGATCTAATCATGTTTGGTTTCACAACATCTAGGAATGGAGTTATCTTAGAGGCGGTTTGACGACATTAGATAGGGATTATGGATGGTTTAACAACATCCACCATGATATTGGGACTCATGTCATACATCATCTCTTCCCCCAGATACCGCATTACCATCTCGTGGAAGCTGTATGTTCTACTTTGCTATTTCCTCGTTAATTTCATTCCTACTGGTGCATTTTTTTTTCAGTGAATAGAAGTTTAATCTCACTTTGTTGCATCAGACTGAAGCAGCTAAACCAGTGCTTGGAAAATACTATAGGGAACCAAAAAAATCTGGGCCTTTGCCGCTCCATTTGTTCAGAGTCTTAGCAAGAAGTCTGAATAATGATCGCTTCGTACCTGATACTGGAGATGTCGTGTATTATCAGACAGATGATCGATCATGCAGTTCTTGAGAAATTGAGTTGTGATAGAAGCATGTTGGGATGAACCACAAGCTCTATATCGCATAAAAGTCAGATTCTTTGTTCATGGTTTCATATTCATGGAAGATATTGCTCTTGGTAACGTGGGGGCTGACAAGAAAAAGGTTCCCCCTGTTTACTATTCGTCAACATATATACTGAGATTGTATCAGAAATAGTTATGCATGAATAATATAGAAGCAAAGATATTTTGCTCTCTTTCCCTTTTGTGTTCCATGAAATGCCtgcccttttcttttctttctttgaaGTGATTCATGTTACCATCACTTGCCACAAGTCACTAGGAATTAGTGGCTCGATCACTTTGCACACTTTGAATATCGCTTGCGTTCTTTGCACACTTGAATATCGCTTGCGTTTGCTCTTCCGTTTCGCGTTTTAACTATTTATCAGTCAAATCGATTCTCGGCGTTAGTTATAGTATCACATAGGTTGGCAAAACTAAGCTTATGAAGAATAAGGCTTGGGTCCAAGTTTGATAAAAGGTTAGAACACCTTGAAATATATCTTCACCTTTCAAACCCATGTGCTCCAAGTGTTTCTTCTTTTTCATAACACATGGTGATTCATTCAACCGACACAAATCAGATACGGAAGTGAAAGAAAGTTAGGCGAAATTATTCTGGTCAAACAACTTCATCTCATAAAATATAACTTCTAGGATAACAATTCATGGTGTTTACTTGTGTTCATACACTTACTCTCCATTGGGTCAAACAAGTCGATCTATAAAAGCTGTGGGAAGGCTGTGATGATCCTACAGGGTACATACAATACAATATTTGTTAGGTTGAGATCCATTGGCTGATTCTTTGTTGATGTAGCAAATAGGAAGTAGAATAGCTTGATCCACTAAGATGCAGCAAATAGGTTGAATCATCCCCCCAAGCTAATCCAACTTAACCTAATTAGAAGAAATTTTTTAGGTTGACATATCAAATCCACACCCAAACCTCTTTATCCATTGATATCCCGTAATAATCTATGATTAAGGAGTCGGAATAGCACAAGAGGTCAGGATCATGGGCTAGGCCGACTAAAGTCAGGATAGATCAGACCCAAAAGGAGAAGGAAATATGGGGTTCGCCACTTGGGTTTCAGGAGTGGGGAGTGCTCGAGAGAATGAGGTGTTCGGCACTCAAGCCTCAGGTGCGTGCGGTGCTTGATGCTCACGATTCAAACATGATTGGCCATGGGTGAGAGCTCAACTTGAAGGCGAAACATTTTGGAAAAGGAGTGATAAGTAATGAAGGTGATTAATAATGAGTGTTTATCGATATGCGAAGGGGTGAATGTTGTGACTGGTACGAGGAGGCAGCCATTATTAGAGATCGGTGGCTCTTGCAGAAGGAATATCATAATGAAAATCATTAAGCAGTCAAAGTTATAAAAGAAAGGTGGTGATCTTGTCTGAAAGCGATGGAGATGACGCGCTGGATAGGTGACACTATTGTTGAGTCATTGACCTGGAGAAGACCTCGAACCGGAGAAAAGGTTGTGAACTAGAGCGAAAGGGGCTCCGAgtaccttcttcctctctgcgTACACGAAAGAGAGATCTCATAGAATGTTAAAGTGAAAATCAGGGAAGAGATCCTGGTGCAGACCCTCCTATGCTCAAGTTAGTATAGTGGTCGAGAGAAAAATTGAGGAGAGAATGAACAGTAGAAGTGTCCGCAATGTCCAGCGTGAGAATGTTTTTTTGCGTGTGTGGAAAACATACTTGGCCAACGGAGAAAAACCCCCTCTTTATACCGTCTCTCATAACGTCAGTAATAATGAGACGGCAAAGAATGTATGATATCAAAATATGTTAAGTAGTGGGGGTTGTATATGTCAGAGTAGCTATTACACTTTGATAGGTTTTTACGATTCTGACAATAGTCTCCTATAAAACGTCCACACAGTGCTTGGGAATTGGGATGACCAAAAATATACTGGGAATCCCACTCTAGAAAAGTGGGGAGTTGTCCCTGTGGCTTAGCCGACTCTAAGTCTGACCGAGTTTATATTGAGAACCTTGTATTGGAGAAGTGAGGAGTTGAGCTCCATAGGTCTGACCGACTTTTGGGTCGACCGGCTATAGACTGGGAGTCATGCTCATGAGAAGTGGGAGCTGAGTCTCTAGGGCCCAGCTGGCTCTAAGTCCGACCGGGTTTATATTGAAAACCTTATATGTCagaagtggggagttgagccTCATAAGTCCAACTGGCTCTAAGTCCGATTGAGTTAATGTTGGTAATTCGACATTTGTTCTGACAATATGTTGTTACCTGAGAGTTGacctcttcttgactttgaccaccacatCAGCCGACTTTCTTGACATTGAACCCAACTTTGGGGGTCCCACCTTATCCACCGTATCAGGTGATAATCAAAGAACATAGTATGGTTTTCTTACTAACAAGCAATAACAACAAAGTCTTATCCCATTAGATGAGGTCAACTATATAAATTCTTCTACATTATTGGActttatcccctactatatcattatctatatttaaataaatgttatcttattttattgttgctaaaagtcttttttttttttaccttcctCTTACTCATTTGATGTACATATTTATCGTAATTTTACATCACCTAACTGGGACATATTTGTACGGTTCTCTTACTAAATTATCACTAGTTCCACAATATTTCTATTCTTCTCTAAATCTCACTTAAACATCAGAGCAGTCAAACCGGGATAAAACCGGCACCCACCGTGTGTTAACTTTGTGAGTTCAGAAACAATGAAGAATACTCGGCGGCGAGCATCCAAATTCTACCACATCATCCATCTTCTTCATTTGCAATAGACAAGTAAACGACACAGTAGCAGCAGTAGCCAATGAATTCGGCATTAACTAATCTTGAAGGATTAAAATACACCTCTCTAAATCTTTGTATACTTTTGCTTACACAACAGGATTCAAGTCTTACAATTCCTTGACTTGTACCATGTGAAGAAATCTGGAAGGAAAGAAAACTGGCCATGTGATCCTGCTTCCAAGAAGTTGCCATAGTGAGTCAAAAGTTCTGAAACTTGCAGTAAATTGTCAGCCAAACCATCCTCTCTGTGCTGCTTCATTCTTCACAGATTACAACTTAACTCTTTTGAAGACTCTGGCTCTTTAACCTATCCGATGATCAGCAACTTAATCATTTGAGAAGTGGAAGAGTTTGTTCATATATCTGAATCTAGTGAAAAAAGAAATGGCAATTATCAAGACTGATGAAGTCCTTTTAATTTGTCTTGATTAAATAAAGTGTATTGAAGGGAAAAAACAAATAACTCTTAAGAAGTACTAATTAATCTTCAGATATGATATTGTCTTTCAATGAGCAGTTGAGACAGTTTTAcctaaataaaacaaaataaaataaaataaaataaagaggaaaggaaTAGTTCAAACTTTGCAAATGGAAGGGGGGAAAATTCACTAATTTAATTTGTTTGGTGAAATCGAAACCATGTTGATAAATTATATTGCAAGTCATGGTACCAAATCTCCTTTTGGTCAGCAACCAGATTGTAGTATTGTTGCAagtcttttaaaatatttctaatagtCAATGCGACAAAGATCTTATTTATGAAAGCAGACTTCTCATGGATCTATCTActcattttcaaatttaaattccatctGAGAATATAGATAATATATATAGATGAGTGTTACTTTGGGCGCCCCCCATGCGCCCTCAGTGTAATCGACTGAGAGGGACACCCCATGTAACAATAGGGTTCACATGGGATGCTCCTCTCAGTCGCCCACGCAAAACCCTCACGTGGGATGCTCTCCTTAGTCACTCATACCGGACACATGAGGGCGCCCAGCATAACacctttgatatatatatatatatatatatatccttgcTGACTTTGAGTTTTTGTAATCTTTTTTAATATACAAAGCTTGAATTCAAAGCCTAACGTCACGGAATGCATCACATTGATTCTATAACTCTGTTTGAACTTTATGCATAACTATATCACTAATCTTCAGGTCAATTAAAatacatttcaaaattcaaaactggaAATTAAGATAAATATACTGTCTATTTTGCTACAATTGTGGTGGCTTAATGTGCAATGCAACTATAGATTACTCCTCAATCTTTATGCATGGAGATTGGAGCTCCTATATTGTCTATTGACCCAAGAAATGAACCAAACTATATGGAACAAACAAACATGGGCAAAAAAGGAAAAGAGCGCCCCACATTTAATGAATCGTCAAATAGACGTTCCACCTTATATTTTATCTCGAAGTATCCTTACTTTCAATGTTTTTTAACAATTATGATTAGCTACTATAATATATAGCAATTATTCTGTAGCTACTATAACATAATAAAATACGACTTTTCAttctaatcaaaattattatacataGAGCACTCTTATATCCAACTATTCTTTACaaatttagtcaaaattatttaaactccaTTAAAAGCATTTTAACTTAGTTAAAATCACTTTGAAATTTTGATAGCAACTACTTAATAGCTGCTATTACGTTATAACAACTAATTAATACAACATTGTTATATCATTGTAACAACTGTCTAAGTAGGTAACTGCTACATTTGCTGTAATTATTGCAATGTCGTAGCAGATATTTAGTATTTTGaccaatttaaaataattttgagagttTAAGCAATTTTGACCCAattgattataaaaatatatattttgatataataatgttAAATGTGTAGTAATTTTGATTAGAGCAAAACATTATATTTTATCACTTTGTAGCTATATACTAATCGTAGCTGGAGCATCCATTTGACGATTTTATAAAAGAGACATTTATTTGATGATTCGTTAAATATAGGATGCCCTTTCAATTTTACCCAACAAACATTACGGAAACTGAAAGAATTCATTACACCCTTCTTTATCAGTTTCAGGAACAACCTCAATTGTAAGACTGATAAAACACCTCAAACTATTATTAATTTGGGTGAGTAGGTTATAGAATTGGGTTCAAATTTAAAGAGTAAAGAGCTAGCTAATTGCTTTGCCAGAAGAAGTATTTTTGAATGCTAATGTCGTACTGATACTTATCCTAAGCTGGCAATTCAGCAAAGCATCTTCAAAAGCAGCATGTTCAAAATCATCTTTATGTACTTTCTTGACCAGAATAATCAATTAGTCTTAAAATTGATCATCCTCTGAATAAatttctttgaaaatgaaaaaatgatCAAAATAAAGCTTTTTAATTAGAGAACAAATAGACTGAcctttttcttcttatctttCACTTGATGCATCTTCATCTTCCTCATCAGTTTATCTTCCTTTTTTCGCTTCATGAATCTTTAGTAATTAATCCTTTTGAGCGATGAGCTTGTCGAGGATCGCCATTATGAGCTGGTGGCGGCGCTCAGCGCGCGCCTCCTCCCTGGTCCGGCGCTCCTCCTCGCTCGCCCGCCACCGCAGCTCCATCTCTGCTCGCTCGGCCCGCAGAGCCTGCATCAGCCGCCGccactcctcctcctccgccagccGCGCCGACTCCCGCGACTCGGCCGCCTCCAGCCACCGCGCCTCCGTCTCCATCAGCCGCCGCATGAACTCCCGCATGGCAGGAGCGTTGATCGCCATCGACTTCCTCCCTACGGCGACTTGATCATCaagcttcctcttcctcttccccgCCTTCCCGTTCTCCTCCTCTTCCAACTCCCTCACTTGCACCGGCCGCTTCCCCTTCTCCGACGGCGTCGCCGCCCGGTCGGAGAGTATCCTCCTCATCTCCTCGTAGAAAGGGAACTGTTGCTTCTCGCCTTCCATCAACGACTCGCTCCCCTGCCACTCACACACAAATCAATACTTAATCGTGAACTGGATGAATTAAGGGACGATAAATGGAAAACCTTGAAGCGGGTGACGAGGTTcttccacttggacttgcactggTCGGGGGTGCGGGAGAAGCCCTTGCGGAGGAGCAAGGAGGAGGTGGCCTCCCACAGCGGCTTGTTGCGCTTAGTCTCGGAGAAACTCTTGTCGAGCTGTGCTCGGACGGAGAGCAACTCCCTCGTCTCCTCGTGGCTCCACTGAGGGAGACGCTGATCGACACCACTGCTGGCGTCGGGGTCCTGTGGTGCTGCTACTGCAGGAGGGG contains:
- the LOC121998377 gene encoding trihelix transcription factor GT-3b-like, whose protein sequence is MEHHRLNPYRPVLDAPPAVAAPQDPDASSGVDQRLPQWSHEETRELLSVRAQLDKSFSETKRNKPLWEATSSLLLRKGFSRTPDQCKSKWKNLVTRFKGSESLMEGEKQQFPFYEEMRRILSDRAATPSEKGKRPVQVRELEEEENGKAGKRKRKLDDQVAVGRKSMAINAPAMREFMRRLMETEARWLEAAESRESARLAEEEEWRRLMQALRAERAEMELRWRASEEERRTREEARAERRHQLIMAILDKLIAQKD